GGGTCTCTAAAtccaagctgacatagggcgaaaggtgtggtcaccctggacagatccccagtccatcacagggcatgCTTTGCTCCTGACATGTAATCTATTTGTGCTCTAGCTAAAGTGCTGACACAGTAAACTCTGCATTCTTTGAGGTAAAAACAATGGTGATGATCTATAAATCAGATTACTCAGGCAATATAGCCCTTTTTCCCTTGCCCTTTTTCCTGACCCTTGTACTGGGGAAATGGGGACAGATAAGCGGTCTGTATGTTGTATTTGGCCTCCATCTTCCTGGAGCCTTGAAAAAATACATGATGTCAGCAGATATGTTATTGcttcaaatgttaaaataatgtgtttttgtgtgtagaCCTGACTAGTCATGCCGGTGCACCACATGACACAATGCTATATTTGAATATATAAATGTCTTTAATCATATAGGCTACGACACTGgaatacaaatacattaaaaaaaaataccaaaagcAAATGAtggttttgacattttatgttttaagcatacatatataataacaaacatttcaaatgcgTTAACCGGGGGCGGAGTGGCTCAGTgattaagaccggtaccctgtgtgcgaaagacatcacggtcgcaatggtcgcaaattcgactccacccctggctgattgtactcaattccattgtaagtcgctttggataaaagcgtctgttaaatgacatgtaatgtaatgaaataaatagtaCATAAATACTGGCATCAATAGCAGATTATTCACAGATTACACAACTCCACTCATAATGTAACCACCATCCATTATGTTTATGAAGCTGTAGAACAATATGTTCAATTTAAAACTCCCACTGGGAGGAAATTCAGTACATGTCTTAACAACATTAGAGAGGaaacataaattctgcaaagcaTAAACCACCATACATGACATACTGGGTTTTTCCGTTAAAAGAATAACAAGCAGTATACAATCATTATGCAGAtatgttaaaaatgcatttgtcCTCATAAGGTCATCATGTTCTATATGAGGCTGTCAGTGCTGTTTCTGTAGACCTCTGTAGGAGGGGCTTCTATGTCGGAGGAGCTGTAAAGACAGAATTGGATGAGTGCtgcacttccattcatttcattgttattttttagtCTGACAGGAGACACATGAATGCTCATCTTACCTGCTCAACTCAAACgtgtcttttttctgcttcagGGCCCGTTTGAGGAACCATATAGCCAGAGAGCCAGCACTTAATAGGGCGCCCCCTACTGCCGCACCAGAGGCAAGAGCAGAAACTTCAGATGGCGAGGCTGTGGAAACATTATGaaatttttaattaattgatgGTTTAAATGCAagattgtgttttgtgtgtgatgtgatcGGCAAGTTTCatgaaacatttattcagtttttttttaccttggcAGGTTGGTCTCTCTCCAGTCCAGTTGCCATGATGATTGCACGTTAACAGCTCATGTCCATTCAGTGTGTAATCTTGATTGCATGTGAAGGAGCACTGACAGTTGTACACTGTCTCATTGTTTGAGCAGTTAATTAAACCATTTTCAGGAGCCGTGAGCAGTGGGCAGCTTACAGCTGTGGGAAAACAGCCAGATGTTAGCTCTTAACCATCACATTTTGATAATGGAGACCATAAAACATCTGAGCAGGCAGTTCAtataacacagaaacacatagATCTATACCTGTGCAGGTTGGTGGTGCAGAGGTCCACTGGCCTGGATGTCCACACTCCATGCTGTGTGCTCCTTGGAGCTCGTGGCCCTCATCACAGCTAAAAGTGCAGATCACGCCAAGTGGATGAGAGGCCTCGGTGAGAGAAGGTGAGGGAAGTGAAAGGCTGCAGCTGATCTGGCCATTTGTTGGAATCTCAGGAGCAGGACATGTTATTGCTAAAAGAAAAATTTTAAAGAACAGATGTCATGACACAGCACAAAATCAGATCACAAAAGCACCTGTGAGAAAGATATTAAAGTAGCATCAGATGTGCAGGTTTATGTGAAAATATGCTTCCATACCTTGGCAGCTTGGTATAGGTTTGCTCCACTCCCCATCATCAGAACACTGAATCGTGTCAACTCCCTTCAGTTTAAAGCCTGCACCACAGCTGAAGCTGCAGGTGGAGCCTGGTCGCAGCTCCGCGAGGGATTTGCTGCACTTCGGGATCAGCTGAGTGTCTCCCTCTGGTTTCCGACAAGTGATCGCTAATACAGGGGAAAATATTAAATCATATTATATTGAGTGTGTTGGTCACAAAGGCACAGCACTTGAAATTATATCATACATCATATGCATATGAGGTGTGGGATTACAGTGAAAGTGCATCCTCACCTTCACACCGAGGTGTATTTTCACtcagctcagctgctgctgtgtatgtCAACGTGTCCGGCCCCACCAGGCGGTAGCCAGAGGCACAGCTGAAGTAGCAGGATCTTCTGGGGATGAACGTTTCGTCTACATTTCCACAGCTGACAAAGCCGTTCTCTAGCTCCTGTGGAGCAGGCACTGGGATAGCTGCAAAACAGAGGCGCAGTAGAAGAAGTCAGCAACAGCCTTTTCCTCTGCAATAATAAAATGCTGCAGGATAATGGAGACACCCGCAAAGTTAATATCAAATACAATTTATGAGCTTACCAACACAAGATGGCTGTGAAGCGTTCCAACGACCTGACGCTCCACACTGCAGAGTGTTAGATGGAGAACCAGTTTGTGCAAAGCCCTCAtcacaggtgaacacacaggTGGACAGGTAGCTGGACGGGCCCAGGGGATTTGTGCATGTCATGGACCCTCTTGCTGGAGAAGACAGCACCGGACACTGAAccactgtgaaaacacagtaCAGCATGTTCAGTTACTGTGAAACAGCACGTCTGTTCCTCTTGGTGTGAACTCAACactattattcatttaattctTAAAGTTTTGCAAAACCCAGTAACTCACGTTTACATGCAGGAGGCTCCTCTGACCACTTCTGTGTCGCAGTGCATCTCAAGGGTCTTGGCATCGTTAGCTGGTATCCTGTCTCGCAGGAATACTCGCACGAGGAGTTGTAGGAGAAGTTTCCATACTTGTGCGTGCAACTTACATTTCCTTTATATGGAAcagtcacttcctcttttttgCATGTAACAACtggcagcagaggaaacaaagacCCAATTAGTTTCCAGGTAAGTGACACGGAGTGAACTTTGAAAAGTGCAAcatgattgtatttttttttaccttgctCACACGTCTCTCCATGAAAGCCTTCAAAACAAGCGCACTTGTGGCTGTTGACGGTTTCAACACAGTCTCCATAGCGACACGAGTCATTCTTACAGGCAGCTATAGAGAAGGAAGAATGTATCATTTTGtgagcttttcttttctgcaaCACCACCGGCAAAAACATCTAAATTGAACAAGAACGGTTACATCTTAATTCCCAAAATTTACTCACCTGTGTAGCACAGAGCCGTTTTCATGTTTCCGCACCTCTGGTCATTCCACTTGCCTTGCTCTGCATTCCTTTTAATGTACATTTCCACACAATCCTCATCCTCCTTGCTATATCGAGTCTTGCCATTGTTTGGTTCACCATTTGCCCAGTTGGTCGCTTCTGCCGTCAGAGCTTTCTTGGTGCCTACCCAGGTCCAGACACTATCGATCTTGCGGATCCCAATCCAGTAGTATGTCTTTTTGTAGGGCAGCCAGTCATTGAGATGCTTGATTTCTTCCTGGTTCTGGATGGCCACCATGTCTGTGTAGTGCTCCTGGCACCACGTTCGAGCTTCTTGCCAGTTCATGGTGGTGTTGGAGTAGTAGTAAGACCAACTGTCGACACTGGTCCACGTTAACAGCACTGAGGAGAAATTTCATCCATTATTACTAGAAAGACAGAAGTGGGAAACTTCAGGTAATCTTTGTGTTCAATTTACATACTTGAATAAAGAAGGGTCAAGCAGATCCATGAGGAAAACATCTTAGATCCACGGGTCTGAAGTAATCCAAAGCACATCTcctgcaaaaatgtaaaaagtaagTGAAAAGGACAAATTAAGATAAATGCAATGTTGATCACAAGCATGTTCAGCAATGTAAACTAATAGCTGTGAACTCACCATTTTAAGTGGTATAGGTTATAACCTAAGAAGACTTTATAAGACTCtaactatatttatttaatctgagaGCAAGGATGCGGGAGAGTCTAAGGATGAGACGGTTCTGAGTTTGAGGTACTGAGATGTCAGCTTTTATACACTTTACTCCAGGTTTCTGGGAAATGCTTGTCACTGCCAGCTTTTCATTGGAAACCCCCACTCCCACTACCTCTAGTATGTCCCACTGGGACCTTGGAAACTTTCCCTCTCTGTTTAAACTTCCTTTCTATtgagccaaaagaaaaaaaaaccttatcaCGCTTAACCGGAATTCCTTCgaaatgtgtcttttcttttaaaaatagtgTCATGAGTGACATGAGTACTGCATTTAAAAAACTTTCAGATGGCACactacataaaaataaaaaataaaatatatttcattCTATGATCCTCATTGCTTTGAGGTTTACtacattctttcattttttacaatTGTATAATCTTTATTTGACAGTTGTATTTATGTAATATCATATGTtagtattataattattactaCAATATTTAACACTAATTATTTTTGATCTCCTGTTCAACCAACAACAACTTGTTGTGGAACactataaatattatataaattatgtTTACCTTTCATGAAATGTGTCTACTCATATTTGTTATTAAGACAATTGTTTTAGACCATTTCAGGTGAAACTTTTCTTCAGgctttaataaaatgtaacaaTGCAAAACATTGCAAATTAGCGTTAGAAGTTTCCCGGGAAAGGCTTGTTAACACAAAGcagagtgaaaaacaaatacaaatctgtTCTTTGAAGTTTGAAACCAACAGGCTTTTCTGGCAAAGGATGTGCACATCAAAAGAAGAGAAAGTGGATTGAagaaacagacaacaaacatcAATACTGGTATTTTTATGAGCATCCAGAGACAGGAAATGTATGGTGTAGGGGCAGAGGCGACTGCTGGCTGCCACACTTTCTGGAAGTGACAATTCACATCCTTCCTCTCTAAACTCAGCACGACAGTAGCCATTGTTACTTGACGCCTCTTAAGTACTGCTAGTTccgcaaaaaaacaaattataaacTCTCCATTTAACTCAATCAGAACAGGACTCCGGGGAGAAACACTGACGGGAACATCTTAAACAAATGCTATTCAGAGCTACCGTGACATATTTGACATAGTTTATGTATACAGAGTATTTAACACCCACTTCATTTTGATTGTACTTACaattaatatttcaaaacatttcaagCAAGAAATGTACCTGCAAAAAAGACAGGATTacagaattaaaatgaaatacaatagtATTACTGCattctttcctttcatttgccttttcttcttctcctcctcctcttctcttctggAACATCCTCAGTTTCTTAAGAAATTTCTTCCAGATTCATCACGAACGAATGATAGCTAGTTTCATTCGTCCAAgtgaaacatttgaataatcCTTTGTGCCAATTATGTTCTTCATTCATTAGTATTCCAATGTTTTCTAATTTCCTCAAGATGATTTAAACCAATGGAATGGTATCATGAAAGGCTGCTTATAGTAACTGAGCCTTTTTTTGTACGTGGTACAGAGGGTAATTCAAATAGGTTGCACTGAAGTGAGTTTGCCAACATCACTgtactcttttctttctttactggGTTGATGACAGTTTCCCCAAACCCGTTTCCAGAGGGGCCACTCAAATTCTCAATACTCTATAAGTGTGAACTACTTTGTCAAAACTTCTTGCAAaagaaatgtatgtttattaaAATCACGACTTTATGCCTTTTGTgaacacacatttgaatttttcGTCAACTATTTCTGGGTTTCTAAGTTGCGTCTTTCTGCCATGTGGGGTCGCCAGCGTGCGCActtattttgcttattttgctAGTGACCTGTGTCTTTAAGGACACACGCTAAGCCTTCGAATACAGTCCTCCCCTGCGGCGGATCGGTGGCGCTGTTGGGTCAGAGTTCCCCGTAACCAGGGAGATGGAGCTCCGGCCAGAGTGAACCCCATATCTGCTGCCTCCACTGATGAAGGGTGGTTCTCTGTACTGCTCCACCCGTACATCATATACAGCATGATAGTAGGTGGGGTTGGGACCCACACTGCTCCCGCTGATTGGTGGAGGGTGGCAGCGCAGCGGCCGGTGGACACCCTgagatgaggaggagcaggatgaTGTCGGGGGCCAAACCACCGAGCCGCCATGGTCCTGATATACAGGGGACAGCATGGAGCTGGAGTAGGAGGAGAGGGATAGAGATACGAAGACATTATATTGACAATATTCAGTGCACATTGATAAAACTTAGCGGTGGTCAATTTACATGACTTACAACTTCTGCCAAAATAAGCCAGCTTCTAAACCTCTGGTCAGTTGTCGTAAAGGGAAAACTTAGACTTTGTAAAGTAAGATTAGCAATTAAAACTTCTGATATTtatcaaaaacatttacattgtcttttagtagCTGTTTAGTAGTTAGCCCTAAGGAATTCACCATGGCCTTTAAATTTCACTTTTGTGAGGGGACAAaagtatggaattagatttgtgtcagtaatgattaaatccatatttatggATAATATATTgaattttgttgtttgaaaatacacttcatCCTTGCGCTTTCTCACTTGTTCCCCGtcaacatctgacaaaataattgtaaatatctaacgtttgtcagattataaacgtgaGATGcatacaattattttgttggatGTGGAAGGGGAACAAGTTCCAgatggacagcgactccaagcctgtgacgactttcggtccattgagctgtcactccaaaactccagccaatcagctgACAGCTTCCTAAGGTCCACCCTTATGGAGGTTATTATATCTTAATTCAAGAGCATATTATATTGATTTgagagcattatttattttgtgtgtgtttttgcacacacacaataaataatgacacagggtgtgtgtgatgtgtcagAGCAGTAGTACTGTAGTAGGAGTAGTGCTTTTAGTGCATGTTGCATGTGCTCCTGCTTGCTACGCTCTGCTTACAGCGAGCCCTCCTTGTGCCCACTGGCATGTGGACACATCCTGGCATCCACCAACCACTGCCCCACTGCCTTGTGGGTACCTCGGGGAGGAGGGAAGGCTATGGGAGTAAACCCAGACCCAAAATCAGGAGTTGAGACCCTAAGGCGTCTTGAATGGGTACAGATGGGCCTGGTCGAGAGAGTGAGGTCGACGCGGCGCAAATCAACCTCACTTAAATCCAAGTTCCCTGCACAAGTCATGGCAGGAAAACTGTCACCAAGTCCTGTGGCAATGGGCGAGCGACGAAGCAGCAGGCACGGATATGCTGGAATCTGTAGCCGCAAACCTGCACATAGGCGACTCAGGATATTGGTCAGTCCCTCACTGACGGAAGCAACAGTGAAGTTCTGCAGCACCCTGAGTGACTGAGCAGCCCTATTCAGGAACACACTGCTCACCTCCTTCCTCAGGAGGGGGTTAGAAAAGGTTCCCTAAAAATTGTCTGCTTCCAAAGGCAAGTGATACCACTCATTGTTTGCACCTGGCACCTGCGCACTTTAATGAGCACAGCTGGAGCCAAAAGAACTGAGAGATGCACTGCACGCACTGGTGGGTGCAGGGTACACATTCTTCTGGAGTGGACGTGGGCAGGAGGAGAGACGTGATGCTGGTATTGGTTTTGTAGTAAGAAACCATCTGGTCAACCAACAGGCTTGCCCACCCAAGGGTATAAATGATCGGTTAATGACCCTAAAGTTCCATCTAACGGGAAAAAAGGAGGCCATCATCATTGGTGCCTATGGCCCTACCATGATAACCAACCCTGACAAAGTCAAAACCAAGTTCTATGATGACCTGCAAACCATTATTGCTGCCACAGCGAGCTCTGACAAACTGCTGATACTTGGCGACTTCAATGCCACAGTTGGAAGTGACCATCGGTCATGGAATGGAATTATAGGTGCACATGGAGTTGGAAAATGTAACAGCAACGGACTGAGTTTGACCTTCTCATCACCAACACAATTTTACAACGACCAAACTGCAAGAAAACATCATGGATGCATCCACATTCACACCACTGGCACTTGATCGACTATGTCATCATGAGGAGGAGTGACTGGCACGATGTCAGGGTGACCAAGACTATGTGTGGTGCTGAATTTTGGACCGACCACCGTCTCATTATCTCCAAAGTTAACCTTTGGATCAAGCCTCCCAGACGCCCCCAAGGACAACAACATGTCACACTTCTTAACATCTCTCGCCTACAACAGGAATCCACTAGACTGGCCTTTGTAGTAGCTCTGGAGCATTGTCTGGAATCTTTAAGCTTTGAGAACACAGACGCTGAGGAAGACTGGACTGCTTTTAAGACCGTGCTGCACTCTACAGCTCTCGAATCACGGAGAAGGCTCTGTCACCCCAGGTTCGGTGCTTGGTCCAGGGATGTGGAGTCAGGAGGTTAGCATCGGATGAGCTGAGGCAGCGGGATGGGTTGTGGCGGTGGAGCAGGTCAGTGAGGGGCCTGGTTATGGAGTGCTttgtgagtgaggaggaggattttaaattgaatgcaTTGTGGGaccgggagccagtggagtttCTGGAGGACGAGAGTGACGTGGTCACGGGTGGATGAGGGTTTCTGCAGCGGAGAAAGAGAGTGATGGGCGGAGTCGGGTGATGTTTTTGGGGTGAAAAAAGGCAGTTTTGGTGATTTGGTGTTCAAAGGAGAGGTTATTGTCAAAGATGACTCCATGGTTGTGACTCTGAAGGGATGGAGACAGGGTGGAGGTGTCAAAAGTGAGGGAGAAACTGTGAATGGATTTGGGGCCAATGATGATCATGTCTGTTTTGTCACAGTTAAGTTTGAGGAAGTTGGTGTGCATCCAGGATTTAACGTCAGTGAGGTAGTTGGAGAGAGTGGAGAGGGTGGTGGAGATAATGGATGAGGTGGAGATGTAGAGCTGGACATCATTGGCATAGCAATGAAAGTTGAGTCCATTGTGGTGAATGACATTGTCAAGGGGAAGCAGGTACAGTATGAAGAGAAGAGGACTAAGCACCGACCCCTGGGGGATGCCTTGGAACAGCGGAGTGGTGGAGGACGTGCAGTTGTTGATGTGAATGAACTGTTGTCTGTCGGTGAGGTAAGATTGGAGCCAGGAGAGGGCGGTGCCGATGATGCTGAGGGAAGATTCAAGGCGGGAGAGAAGAATGGTGTGGCTGATGGTGTCAAAGGCtgcaggaggatgaggatgctGAGTTGACCAGAGTCTGTGGAGAGGAGGATGTTGTTGGTGACTTTCAAGATGTCAGGGTTGAGTCCAGGTTTTTTGAGGATTGGGGTGACAGCAGCCAGTTTGAGTGAACAGGGGTTTGAACCAGAGCTGAGAGAGGAGTTGATGATTTCTGTGATGAGTGTGGGGACTGGTAAACAGTCCTTGATGAGGTGGGATGGGATGGTGTCCAGGACACATGTTGATGCTGATGTTTTTGACAGGGGAGAACTGAATAGAGACAGGAGCTGAGAGGTGTGGGGGGGAGGAACAAATGATGGAGTGGGAGCGCAGACAGTAGtggcagaagaagaggacagGTTGTTGTAAATGGTGTCGATTTTGGACTGAAAGAATTAAGTTGTAATAAATGCAACTGGGTTTGAGAAGTTTATTTACTGTGGACAAAAGAGCCTTGTGGTTGGTGGAACCAGAATGTATGAGGTGTGAGTAGTAGGTGGACCAGGTAGTGTTAAGAGCTTCTTTATACAGCTGAAGATAATCTGTGTAGGCTGTGAGATGAACAGTTAGACCAGTTTTCTTCTGGAGTCTTTCAAGCTGACGCTTACTGGATTTCATTTTGGGCAGATCAGGAGTGTACCAGGGagcagagtgagtgaatgagataGATTTAGTTTTGATGGGAGCCAGCTAATCGAGACAAGAGGAGAGTGTTTTGTTGTAGTAGTTGGTGAGGTCGGAAGGGTTGTCATTCAGCAATGGGGGGAGGAGGATATTTTGCTGGCAAGAGAGGCTGAAAGAACAGCAGTGGAGATGGATTTAAGATTTCTGAAAGAAATTGTCCGTTTGTCCTTGGTTGTAGGAATGGGGAGCTCAATATTCATCACATCAGATCATAATTGGCAGGTGGTCAGAGATGTTGAGGTTGAGGCTGGAGAGGTGAGGTATGGTGAGACCAGTAGAGCAGACCAGATCCAGGATGTGACCACGGCTGTGGGTGGGAAAGTAGACGTTTTGGTGAAGTTGAAGCAGTGTAGCAGTTCCAGGAATTCAGTAGCGGATTTGCAGTTAGCGTCGATGTAGATGTTGAGATCTCTCAGGAGCAGAGATCTCAACAGTGAGATGGCAGATAATTGAGTTAAGAAGTCAGAAAAGTCGGAGAGAAAGGAATGATTTGGTTTGGGGGAAGCGGTAGATTATGGCAGTGACCAGAGAGTTTGAAAGTGATGTGTTCAAAGGACTGAGCAGCAGGGATGGAGATGATGGATGTTTTAATGTCCTTACTGTACACTGCAGCGAAACCACCTCCCCGCCCCGCAGGTCGGGGTTTGTCCATGTATGTTGTGGGAAATAactggttttcttcttgtttcctgaAATGTTCTAAGACAACAATTAACAatcaagctgtgaatgaatgctggGGTGATTATATGATAGGGAAAGGTCACCAGAAAAGGTCAACGTGAGGGCTGCACGCTGCACAACACATCAGATAACATTTACTGGGGTCATAAACATTAGGTAtggtgtttgttctgtttgtaactttgatgtttgtgtataagtggTGAAGCTTTTTGGAGGATGGGGAGAGACCATTTTAGACCGTACTTGGTGACAatgtctctcctccatgcaaaaatccatgcatgcagtaaagatatgatttactcaacactgatgactctTTCACAATGTAAATCTGGTGGTTGATACAGAGGTGATACAGAGGAAATCCAGGTTATTGTCAATTATGAATTCCTTTTTTCTAAAATTAGGCTTTTATTGTTGAGTGAGCGGGTGTTGAGCAAAGCCAGTTTCCGGTGACGTTGTTTCGTGATGGGTTGAGAGGAACGAGGAAGGGGACGGAGATTAGATAGGTGCATGTGTAATTTGTTGTGATCGGCAGGTGGACACAAGCTGGAAGAGGAGATGGCAGGAAAAGggtgctgaaaaactagttcatgcttttgttaatctagattagattactgtaactccttattatcaggatgttccaacaagtctgttagaacccttcatttcattcaaaatgctgcagcacgagttctgacaggaactagaatgagagaccatataactccagtgttagcttctctgcactggctccacccacagtttagaattcaatttaaaatcctcctcctcacgtacaaagcacttaatggtcaggccccttcatacctgaaagacctagtcttaccctatcaccctaatagaccacttaggtcacaaaattatttcttcttctgttaagagggagttttttctctccactgatgcctagtgcttgctcattgtgtgaactgttgtgtttctctgctctccttgatgttgtctatgtacagtgccttgagataatgtatgttatgatttggcgctatacaaattaaattgaaattgaatggAATTGAAAGACTGCAGGGAAGGCCGCCCCGGTGGCAGGGCGACGAGGCTACGCTGAAGTCCCGGGAATCCTAGATCTAGCAGGACGGTGAGGGGACAACACAGGTACGAAGCAGATAGATAGCAGTAAATTTG
The window above is part of the Solea senegalensis isolate Sse05_10M unplaced genomic scaffold, IFAPA_SoseM_1 scf7180000014909, whole genome shotgun sequence genome. Proteins encoded here:
- the LOC122761712 gene encoding E-selectin-like gives rise to the protein MEMCFGLLQTRGSKMFSSWICLTLLYSMLLTWTSVDSWSYYYSNTTMNWQEARTWCQEHYTDMVAIQNQEEIKHLNDWLPYKKTYYWIGIRKIDSVWTWVGTKKALTAEATNWANGEPNNGKTRYSKEDEDCVEMYIKRNAEQGKWNDQRCGNMKTALCYTAACKNDSCRYGDCVETVNSHKCACFEGFHGETCEQVVTCKKEEVTVPYKGNVSCTHKYGNFSYNSSCEYSCETGYQLTMPRPLRCTATQKWSEEPPACKLVQCPVLSSPARGSMTCTNPLGPSSYLSTCVFTCDEGFAQTGSPSNTLQCGASGRWNASQPSCVAIPVPAPQELENGFVSCGNVDETFIPRRSCYFSCASGYRLVGPDTLTYTAAAELSENTPRCEAITCRKPEGDTQLIPKCSKSLAELRPGSTCSFSCGAGFKLKGVDTIQCSDDGEWSKPIPSCQAITCPAPEIPTNGQISCSLSLPSPSLTEASHPLGVICTFSCDEGHELQGAHSMECGHPGQWTSAPPTCTAVSCPLLTAPENGLINCSNNETVYNCQCSFTCNQDYTLNGHELLTCNHHGNWTGERPTCQASPSEVSALASGAAVGGALLSAGSLAIWFLKRALKQKKDTFELSSSSDIEAPPTEVYRNSTDSLI